The proteins below are encoded in one region of Paenibacillus sp. YYML68:
- a CDS encoding copper ion binding protein, whose amino-acid sequence MATITLQVEGMSCNHCVNSIEGTLRELGALGQVNLAAQTVTVEYDESKLQVETIKSAIEEQGYDVK is encoded by the coding sequence ATGGCTACTATTACACTGCAAGTGGAAGGAATGTCATGCAATCACTGTGTGAATTCGATCGAAGGAACGCTGCGGGAGCTGGGGGCTTTGGGACAAGTGAATCTGGCAGCTCAAACGGTCACGGTTGAGTATGATGAGAGCAAGCTACAGGTAGAGACGATCAAGTCAGCAATCGAGGAACAGGGTTACGACGTGAAGTAG
- a CDS encoding spore coat protein produces the protein MHTQQRFAALEFLETQEAVRTKAAHIELYGVLFSMVSDQHLKDILYNQQKRMIEGYNFGVNLLQGRGVQLHPHTPELRVYERPQTGLQQPSMPAPNPNATQLSDVSISTIALNLHKAGASMSMQWACECVDPQVRQYHATSANICQEMAWEMFQYMNYRGYYQAPQLADHTMRTMIQAVQPSGQQQPYQTHFNH, from the coding sequence ATGCATACCCAGCAACGCTTTGCCGCTCTTGAGTTTCTCGAAACGCAGGAGGCGGTGCGCACGAAGGCTGCGCATATCGAACTGTACGGCGTTCTTTTCTCCATGGTGAGTGATCAGCACTTGAAGGACATCTTGTACAACCAGCAGAAGCGGATGATCGAGGGCTACAACTTCGGTGTGAACCTGCTTCAAGGCCGCGGTGTACAGCTGCACCCGCACACGCCAGAGCTGCGTGTATACGAGCGTCCGCAGACCGGTCTGCAGCAGCCGTCGATGCCTGCTCCGAACCCGAACGCTACGCAACTGAGCGACGTGTCGATCTCGACGATCGCGCTGAACCTGCACAAGGCTGGCGCGTCGATGTCGATGCAGTGGGCTTGCGAGTGCGTTGATCCGCAGGTGCGTCAATACCATGCGACGTCCGCGAACATTTGCCAAGAGATGGCTTGGGAGATGTTCCAATACATGAACTACCGCGGCTACTACCAGGCGCCTCAGCTGGCTGACCACACGATGCGCACGATGATCCAGGCGGTACAGCCGTCCGGTCAGCAGCAGCCGTACCAGACGCATTTTAACCACTAA
- the bacA gene encoding undecaprenyl-diphosphate phosphatase produces the protein MSDIMIGIIMGIVEGLTEFLPVSSTGHMILTAHLLDFTGERAKTFEIVVQLGAVLAVFMLYWRRFIGFLNVKRSFTNEGKVNLVHIMLAMLPAVVIGLALHSVIKKYLFGPETVIVGLVAGGILILVAERMKVKVTAETMDDLTYKQAFGIGLFQCLALWPGFSRSGSTISGGMLLGASQKAAAEFTFIVSVPIMFAATGLDLYKSREFLSVDDIGLFAAGLISSFVVAMIAVVTFLNIIKRLSLSWFAYYRFVLAIVFYFILFG, from the coding sequence TTGAGCGACATCATGATTGGTATCATAATGGGCATCGTGGAAGGCTTGACCGAGTTTTTGCCGGTATCTTCGACCGGACATATGATTTTGACGGCGCATCTGCTTGACTTTACGGGTGAGAGGGCGAAGACGTTCGAGATCGTCGTACAGCTCGGCGCTGTGCTGGCGGTATTCATGCTGTATTGGCGGCGATTCATCGGATTTCTCAATGTCAAGCGCAGCTTCACGAACGAAGGCAAGGTGAATCTCGTGCACATCATGCTGGCGATGCTACCGGCTGTCGTGATCGGTCTGGCGCTGCATAGTGTGATCAAGAAGTACTTATTCGGTCCGGAGACGGTGATCGTCGGCTTGGTCGCAGGCGGTATTCTCATTCTGGTCGCGGAACGGATGAAGGTGAAGGTAACCGCCGAGACGATGGACGACCTGACGTACAAGCAGGCGTTCGGTATCGGACTGTTTCAATGTTTGGCGCTATGGCCCGGCTTCTCGCGCTCCGGCTCGACGATCTCGGGCGGTATGCTGCTCGGAGCGAGCCAGAAGGCAGCGGCTGAGTTCACGTTCATCGTCTCCGTACCGATCATGTTCGCTGCGACAGGACTTGATTTGTACAAGAGCCGCGAATTTTTGTCCGTGGACGATATCGGCTTGTTCGCAGCTGGCTTGATCAGCTCGTTCGTCGTTGCGATGATCGCAGTCGTCACGTTCCTGAACATTATTAAGAGACTGAGCTTGTCCTGGTTTGCGTATTACCGCTTTGTATTAGCAATTGTCTTCTATTTTATTTTGTTCGGCTAA
- a CDS encoding ABC transporter substrate-binding protein — MRLEHYWIEMNKRFTSLAEGEWMHVSLEELSVQLHCTPRNVKLVVKRMEEKGWIEWHPGQGRGRRSRMRLMLPMENVVLVEAERLLAEGKFQECLTLTEGMSLSSAAQSQLDTLLRQAFGYRRLEAGEGEGRSVLRFPFYRTPGSLDPAYTTRRTELHLVRQLFDTLIVYDRQHGGYMPGLAHSWSVSEDGLCWTLDLQKHVRFHDGTLFTAEDAAYSLRRLMSGSSVASPYASLYNVIAAVETQGAYLLRLRLREPAPYMLALLAAAPASIVPVHRAAAAPFALQPIGTGPFRISRPDPRCVALDANPHYYNRPALLDRIELWQWQPMRPTSVTGTEASVTSGRLNFRHYRQRASERLDQHWQEGERIDRGCKYVVLCRNGDGPLEQARVRERIHQIVHSDAAARQLGDNRGPLATSLMMSDEEGGADRAGRALSEACHTDEHQQSLMSLSGEAHAERHSTAFHGNREHLLPLARPLRLCTYRGAGDVEDAQWLCRALTEAGLAVHVEYVDYEQLYRSDEVALPACDLLLLELPAAEDDEWTLLSMLASERSPIRRSLPREQDEELQQRLKQGLAAPTREERLAVLHEVERMLIAQRSLVLWYRWRQMASWPPGMEGVVINDLGWVEYKRMWMREDRSFT, encoded by the coding sequence ATGCGCTTGGAGCATTACTGGATCGAAATGAATAAGCGGTTCACCTCATTGGCAGAAGGGGAATGGATGCACGTCAGTCTCGAGGAGCTATCTGTGCAATTGCATTGCACACCGCGCAATGTGAAGCTTGTCGTGAAGCGGATGGAGGAGAAGGGCTGGATCGAATGGCACCCCGGACAAGGCCGGGGGCGGCGCTCCCGTATGCGGCTCATGCTGCCGATGGAGAATGTCGTGCTCGTAGAGGCGGAGCGGCTGCTGGCGGAAGGCAAGTTTCAGGAATGCTTGACGCTGACGGAGGGGATGAGCTTAAGCTCGGCTGCACAGTCGCAGCTGGATACGCTGCTGCGGCAGGCGTTCGGATACCGGAGACTGGAGGCAGGCGAGGGTGAAGGCAGGAGCGTGCTGCGCTTTCCGTTCTACCGCACACCGGGCAGCTTGGACCCTGCATATACGACGCGGCGAACGGAGCTTCATCTTGTGCGTCAGCTGTTCGATACGCTGATCGTGTATGATCGTCAGCATGGAGGCTACATGCCGGGACTCGCTCATAGCTGGAGCGTGAGCGAGGATGGCTTATGCTGGACGCTCGACCTGCAGAAGCATGTTCGATTTCACGATGGCACGCTGTTCACCGCCGAGGATGCGGCTTATTCGTTAAGGCGGCTGATGTCAGGCAGCAGCGTCGCCTCACCCTACGCTTCGCTCTATAACGTCATCGCTGCCGTCGAGACGCAGGGCGCTTATCTGCTGCGACTGCGGCTGCGCGAGCCCGCGCCTTATATGCTCGCCCTGCTGGCAGCTGCGCCTGCGTCGATCGTGCCCGTCCATCGGGCAGCAGCAGCACCGTTCGCACTGCAGCCGATCGGCACGGGACCGTTCCGCATTAGCAGGCCGGACCCGCGCTGCGTGGCGCTGGATGCGAACCCGCATTACTACAATCGTCCGGCGCTGCTGGACCGGATCGAGCTGTGGCAGTGGCAGCCAATGCGACCGACTTCGGTAACGGGGACGGAGGCGAGCGTGACGTCGGGACGGCTTAACTTTCGCCATTATCGGCAGAGGGCTTCAGAGCGTCTGGACCAGCATTGGCAGGAGGGGGAGCGAATCGACCGCGGCTGTAAGTACGTGGTGCTGTGTAGAAATGGCGACGGACCGCTGGAGCAAGCTCGCGTTCGGGAGAGGATTCACCAGATTGTGCACAGTGATGCGGCGGCTCGTCAGCTGGGCGATAACCGCGGGCCGCTCGCGACGTCGCTGATGATGTCGGATGAGGAAGGGGGCGCGGACCGGGCAGGCCGTGCCTTGTCCGAGGCTTGCCACACCGATGAGCATCAGCAGTCGCTTATGTCGCTGTCCGGTGAAGCTCATGCGGAGCGTCATTCGACAGCGTTCCACGGCAATCGTGAGCATCTGCTTCCGCTGGCTCGTCCGCTTCGGCTATGCACGTATCGCGGGGCGGGCGATGTCGAGGACGCGCAGTGGTTATGTCGAGCGTTGACGGAGGCGGGGCTAGCGGTGCATGTCGAATATGTCGACTACGAGCAGCTGTATAGGTCCGACGAGGTTGCGCTTCCAGCCTGTGACCTGCTGCTGCTCGAGCTGCCGGCGGCTGAGGATGATGAGTGGACGCTGCTGAGCATGCTGGCTAGTGAACGCTCGCCCATACGGCGCAGCCTGCCTAGAGAGCAGGATGAGGAGCTGCAGCAACGATTGAAGCAGGGACTGGCCGCCCCTACTCGCGAGGAGCGTCTTGCTGTGCTGCATGAGGTGGAGCGAATGCTGATCGCACAGCGCAGCCTCGTTCTATGGTACCGCTGGAGACAGATGGCGTCTTGGCCACCGGGGATGGAGGGCGTGGTGATCAATGACTTGGGCTGGGTCGAATACAAGCGGATGTGGATGCGGGAGGATCGTTCTTTTACATAA
- a CDS encoding YjcZ family sporulation protein encodes MSHAAGFTSTGVILVLFILLVIISRTFVL; translated from the coding sequence ATGTCCCACGCTGCAGGCTTTACTTCCACAGGTGTTATTCTGGTGCTCTTCATCTTGCTCGTTATCATCAGCCGCACGTTCGTATTGTAA
- a CDS encoding stalk domain-containing protein: MKKFILGMLCGAAIMAAPVVYAADGVWALLFPVKLQFNGEARELGPGYQILNVEGHTYVPLRFMAEQLGAGASYDPEKKLVSVEAEPQNGSAADKLVWAAQYRLERGNDGKAVKALFGEPSQLTWIDSSKQQIGRYDIGAKSGYKFSSLTATDIKGLESGDLQAQLFIHWTAGGLVDRYSLWYARTLQDGERILFTHNVFPDGSVSGAKYE; the protein is encoded by the coding sequence TTGAAGAAGTTCATATTAGGTATGCTGTGCGGAGCGGCCATCATGGCTGCCCCTGTCGTCTATGCAGCTGATGGCGTGTGGGCGCTGTTGTTCCCGGTGAAGCTGCAATTCAATGGAGAAGCCCGCGAGCTGGGGCCGGGTTATCAAATATTAAATGTCGAAGGACATACGTACGTTCCGCTTCGGTTCATGGCCGAGCAGCTGGGAGCGGGAGCCTCCTATGACCCTGAGAAAAAGCTCGTGAGCGTCGAGGCCGAGCCTCAGAACGGAAGCGCGGCGGACAAGCTGGTCTGGGCGGCGCAATACCGGCTGGAGCGGGGGAATGACGGCAAGGCGGTGAAGGCTCTGTTCGGCGAGCCGTCGCAGCTGACGTGGATCGACAGCTCGAAGCAGCAGATCGGGCGGTACGATATTGGAGCGAAGTCCGGGTATAAGTTCAGCAGTCTGACGGCGACAGATATTAAGGGACTGGAGAGCGGGGATCTGCAGGCACAGCTGTTCATTCACTGGACAGCAGGCGGGCTTGTAGATCGCTACAGCCTATGGTACGCGAGGACGCTGCAGGACGGAGAGAGAATATTATTTACTCACAACGTATTCCCGGACGGATCGGTCAGCGGGGCAAAATACGAGTAG
- a CDS encoding 5'-nucleotidase C-terminal domain-containing protein, protein MSIKNVWARGLLTLAMAASVVTPVAAAEQAASSATNTGTGSGSVTGSTSMKTITLFHTNDIHGRVESTKDNIGYAEMAAWVNDYRKSQPNTLLIDAGDTFHGQTIANLVRGESVVNVMNAAGYDVMAAGNHDFNYGTQRLVELSKLTKFPVLSANVKTADGKRLLEPYMIKEVDGVKLGIFGLTTPETAYKTHPKNVEGITFVDPEAEAKAIVAELKDKADVIIAIAHVGMDESSVDKSLDIAKAVPEIDVIIDGHSHTELPTGMVENGVLIAQAGEYLKNIGRVDLTIENGKVKSKTAALVMKKEFTDKKIAPDQAVLDIVNAVKKEQDAVLKEVVGTTSVKLVGDREVVRVGESNLGNLITDAMLSETGADVALTNGGGIRASIEAGSITKGQVITVLPFGNYIQTKKVTGADLKAALEHGVSAYPESLGAFPHVSGMTFEFDAAQPKGSRVTAVLVKGQPLDLNKTYVLATNDFMAAGGDNYTMFKSQPLLNDYSSLEESLITHIRKLGMINAAVEGRIKVKAAPAAAAQPAAGSTAAPAGSMTEAAPAVAKAYIVKSGDSLWKIAKLNKTTWQTLQKLNKLSNPNLIFPGQQIVLP, encoded by the coding sequence ATGAGTATTAAGAACGTATGGGCACGAGGTCTCTTGACGCTTGCGATGGCGGCATCTGTCGTAACTCCAGTAGCAGCGGCGGAGCAAGCGGCCAGCAGCGCGACGAATACTGGAACGGGGTCTGGTAGCGTTACGGGATCGACCAGCATGAAGACGATTACTTTGTTTCATACGAATGACATTCATGGCCGTGTCGAATCGACCAAGGACAATATTGGCTATGCCGAGATGGCTGCTTGGGTGAACGATTACAGAAAGTCTCAGCCGAATACGCTGCTCATCGATGCGGGCGATACGTTCCACGGACAGACGATTGCGAACCTCGTGCGCGGGGAGAGCGTCGTGAATGTGATGAACGCAGCGGGCTATGATGTGATGGCTGCAGGCAACCACGATTTCAACTACGGAACCCAGCGTCTCGTGGAGCTGAGCAAGCTGACGAAGTTCCCGGTGCTTAGCGCGAATGTGAAGACGGCTGACGGCAAGCGTCTCTTGGAGCCGTATATGATTAAGGAAGTCGACGGCGTGAAGCTCGGCATCTTCGGCTTGACGACACCGGAGACAGCTTACAAGACGCATCCGAAGAACGTTGAGGGCATTACATTCGTAGACCCTGAGGCAGAGGCGAAGGCGATTGTCGCGGAGCTGAAGGATAAGGCAGACGTCATCATCGCGATCGCACACGTCGGCATGGACGAGTCGAGCGTAGATAAGAGTCTCGATATTGCGAAGGCGGTTCCTGAGATTGATGTCATCATCGACGGACATAGCCACACGGAGCTGCCGACAGGCATGGTGGAGAATGGGGTGCTGATCGCGCAGGCCGGAGAGTATTTGAAGAATATCGGGCGTGTCGATCTGACGATTGAGAATGGCAAGGTCAAGTCCAAGACGGCAGCGCTTGTGATGAAGAAGGAGTTCACCGACAAGAAGATCGCGCCGGACCAAGCGGTACTGGATATCGTGAACGCGGTGAAGAAGGAGCAGGACGCCGTGCTGAAGGAGGTCGTCGGTACGACAAGCGTGAAGCTGGTCGGCGATCGTGAGGTCGTGCGTGTCGGCGAGTCCAACCTCGGCAACCTGATTACGGACGCGATGCTGAGCGAGACCGGCGCTGACGTGGCGCTGACGAATGGCGGAGGTATCCGTGCTTCCATCGAGGCAGGCTCGATTACGAAGGGACAAGTCATTACCGTGCTTCCTTTCGGCAACTACATTCAGACGAAGAAGGTAACCGGCGCCGACCTGAAGGCAGCGCTCGAGCACGGCGTATCTGCTTATCCAGAGTCGCTGGGCGCCTTCCCGCACGTGAGCGGCATGACGTTCGAGTTCGATGCGGCTCAGCCGAAGGGGTCGCGTGTTACAGCGGTGCTCGTGAAGGGTCAGCCGCTTGATCTGAATAAGACGTACGTGCTGGCAACGAACGACTTCATGGCGGCAGGCGGCGATAATTATACGATGTTCAAATCGCAGCCGCTTCTGAACGACTATTCCTCCCTCGAGGAGTCGCTCATCACGCATATCCGCAAGCTAGGCATGATCAACGCAGCAGTTGAAGGTCGCATCAAGGTGAAGGCTGCTCCTGCAGCAGCTGCTCAGCCAGCTGCTGGTTCGACTGCAGCACCTGCTGGAAGCATGACAGAAGCTGCGCCAGCCGTTGCTAAGGCATACATCGTCAAGTCCGGCGATTCGCTGTGGAAGATTGCGAAGCTGAATAAGACGACGTGGCAGACGCTTCAGAAGCTGAACAAGCTGTCGAACCCGAACCTGATCTTCCCGGGTCAGCAGATCGTTCTGCCTTAG
- a CDS encoding DUF2325 domain-containing protein: MPSILVVGADHLGNMPDHLAEIGFNEVMHMSGRKCQMVRKGIPDKVDAVLVLTDYVNHNLTKVIKQQAKDQEVPIYYAKRSWCSVKKALCDCTDTCELLQQRGSRGH; this comes from the coding sequence ATGCCATCCATATTGGTTGTTGGTGCTGATCATTTAGGCAATATGCCTGATCATTTGGCGGAAATCGGGTTCAACGAAGTGATGCATATGTCGGGTCGTAAGTGTCAGATGGTTCGCAAGGGCATTCCGGATAAGGTGGATGCGGTGCTGGTGCTGACCGATTACGTGAACCATAACTTGACTAAAGTAATCAAGCAGCAGGCGAAGGATCAGGAGGTTCCGATCTACTATGCGAAGCGCTCCTGGTGCTCGGTGAAGAAAGCGCTCTGTGATTGCACGGATACGTGTGAGCTGCTGCAGCAGCGCGGCTCGAGAGGTCATTAA
- a CDS encoding HD domain-containing protein — protein sequence MNQAETIALAQRYAREALGQDSSGHDWHHSARVARTAVQLAQLEQADSYIAELAAWLHDVADEKLNESKEAGLAKVERWLRDVSGAAVEDSAHVLRIIANMSYNGGHSQPLDTMEGKVVQDADRLDALGAVGIARTFAYSGWKGQLIYDPELCPREQMSAAEYRQQRSTAINHFYEKLLKLRDLLHTESARRLAEERHQFMLTYLEQFARETGAELPDVLR from the coding sequence ATGAATCAAGCGGAGACGATTGCACTCGCACAGCGATATGCAAGAGAGGCACTCGGTCAAGACAGCAGCGGGCATGACTGGCACCACTCGGCTCGCGTCGCTCGAACGGCGGTGCAGCTCGCTCAGCTGGAGCAAGCCGATTCGTATATCGCCGAGCTTGCGGCCTGGCTGCATGATGTAGCTGATGAGAAGCTGAACGAGAGCAAGGAAGCGGGACTGGCTAAGGTGGAGCGGTGGCTTCGTGACGTGTCGGGTGCTGCCGTCGAGGACAGTGCGCATGTGCTGCGCATTATTGCGAATATGTCGTACAACGGCGGTCATAGTCAGCCGCTCGATACGATGGAGGGCAAGGTCGTGCAGGATGCTGATCGGCTGGATGCGCTCGGTGCTGTTGGCATTGCGCGAACGTTCGCTTATTCCGGTTGGAAGGGTCAGCTCATCTATGATCCCGAGCTGTGCCCGCGTGAGCAGATGAGCGCAGCGGAATATCGGCAGCAGCGGAGCACGGCGATTAACCATTTCTATGAGAAGCTGCTGAAGCTGAGGGATCTGCTGCATACGGAGTCGGCCCGCAGGCTGGCGGAGGAGCGTCATCAGTTCATGCTGACGTATCTGGAGCAATTCGCACGGGAGACCGGAGCTGAGCTGCCTGATGTGCTGCGGTAG
- a CDS encoding heavy metal translocating P-type ATPase — translation MEKSTAAQQQATLGITGMTCAACANRIEKSLGKLEGVEQANVNFAMEQASVIYDPQVTRLSDIVNKIESLGYGTAKETLELRIGGMTCAACAARIEKGLGKTAGVSKAAVNLALEVAHVEYNPSSVSAAELIRKIEKLGYTAELKESVEERQTDHRQDTIRRLKRNVLFAAVLSFPLLWAMVGHFAFTSFIWLPELFMNAWFQLALATPVQFIIGWPFYRGAYKALRNGSANMDVLVALGTSAAYFYSLYVTLTAGSAATHGQEHGQHQQVELYYETSAVLITLILLGKLFEALAKGRSSEAIKTLMGLQAKSALVLRDGQELHIPVEQVVTGDIFLVKPGEKVPVDGIVLDGVSSVDESMLTGESLPIEKRADDTVIGASLNKNGLLKVRATKVGKETALAQIIKIVEDAQGSKAPIQRIADRISGIFVPIVVGIAVAAFLLWYFLIEPGDFGSALEKAIAVLVIACPCALGLATPTSVMAGSGRAAELGILFKGGEHLETAHLIDAVVLDKTGTVTHGKPVLTDVMPAHGQAEDSFLRAIGAAERGSEHPLAEAIVSGLQARGVQLREAEQFEAIPGFGVRAVVEGREVLVGTRKLMSAQHVWLPDDALQTMTSLEEAGKTAMLTAIDGQYAGLVAVADTIKESSKAAVARLRQLGIEVIMITGDNTRTAQAIAAEAGIQQVLAEVLPEGKADEVRKLQAAGRKVAMVGDGINDAPALATADVGMAIGTGTDVAMEAADVTLMRGDLNSIPDAMEMSRRTMRNIRQNLFWALAYNVIGIPIAAAGFLAPWVAGAAMALSSVSVVLNALRLQRMKVRQ, via the coding sequence ATGGAGAAATCAACAGCTGCACAGCAGCAAGCGACGCTGGGCATCACGGGCATGACGTGCGCCGCTTGTGCGAATCGGATCGAGAAGAGCCTTGGGAAGCTCGAGGGTGTCGAGCAAGCGAATGTCAATTTCGCGATGGAGCAGGCCAGCGTCATCTACGACCCGCAAGTGACCCGGCTGAGCGATATAGTGAACAAGATCGAGTCGCTTGGCTACGGCACGGCGAAAGAGACGCTTGAGCTTCGTATTGGCGGTATGACGTGCGCGGCTTGCGCGGCTCGGATCGAGAAGGGGCTCGGTAAGACGGCTGGTGTCTCTAAGGCAGCTGTTAACCTCGCTCTTGAGGTCGCACATGTTGAGTACAATCCGTCCAGCGTCTCCGCGGCAGAGCTTATTCGCAAGATTGAGAAGCTGGGGTATACGGCTGAGCTGAAGGAGAGCGTGGAGGAGCGGCAGACCGATCACCGTCAGGATACGATTCGCAGGCTGAAGCGGAACGTGCTGTTCGCCGCTGTGTTGTCGTTCCCGCTGCTCTGGGCGATGGTTGGACACTTCGCCTTCACGTCGTTCATCTGGCTGCCGGAGCTGTTCATGAACGCTTGGTTTCAGCTTGCACTCGCGACACCGGTGCAGTTCATCATCGGCTGGCCGTTCTACCGAGGGGCGTATAAGGCTCTTCGTAACGGCAGCGCCAACATGGATGTACTGGTCGCGCTCGGCACGTCGGCGGCCTACTTCTACAGCCTGTATGTGACACTCACGGCAGGGAGCGCGGCCACACACGGTCAAGAACACGGACAGCATCAACAGGTCGAGCTCTACTACGAGACGAGCGCGGTACTTATTACATTGATTTTACTCGGGAAGCTGTTCGAGGCACTGGCGAAGGGCAGATCGTCCGAGGCGATCAAGACGCTTATGGGCTTGCAGGCCAAAAGCGCTCTCGTCCTGCGGGACGGACAAGAGCTGCACATTCCGGTTGAGCAGGTCGTTACGGGTGACATCTTCCTCGTCAAGCCAGGCGAGAAGGTGCCGGTGGACGGCATCGTGCTGGACGGCGTGTCATCTGTCGATGAGTCGATGCTCACTGGCGAGAGCCTACCGATCGAGAAGCGTGCGGACGATACCGTTATCGGCGCTTCGCTGAACAAGAACGGCCTGCTGAAGGTGCGTGCGACGAAGGTCGGCAAGGAGACGGCGCTGGCGCAAATTATTAAGATCGTCGAGGATGCACAAGGCTCCAAGGCACCGATCCAGCGCATTGCTGACCGCATCTCCGGTATATTCGTCCCGATCGTCGTCGGCATCGCGGTTGCCGCCTTCCTGCTCTGGTACTTCCTCATCGAGCCGGGCGACTTCGGGAGCGCGCTCGAGAAGGCGATTGCGGTGCTCGTCATCGCTTGCCCGTGTGCTCTTGGTCTTGCTACGCCCACATCAGTCATGGCTGGCTCCGGCCGCGCGGCGGAGCTCGGCATCTTGTTCAAGGGCGGCGAGCATCTGGAGACGGCGCATCTGATCGATGCCGTTGTGCTCGATAAGACAGGCACGGTGACCCACGGCAAGCCGGTGCTCACGGACGTCATGCCTGCCCACGGTCAGGCGGAGGACAGCTTCCTTCGGGCGATTGGCGCTGCTGAGCGCGGGTCGGAGCATCCGCTGGCCGAGGCAATCGTAAGCGGTCTGCAGGCTAGGGGCGTTCAGCTTAGGGAGGCTGAGCAGTTCGAGGCGATCCCAGGCTTCGGCGTTCGAGCGGTCGTCGAGGGACGCGAGGTGCTGGTCGGTACCCGCAAGCTGATGTCAGCTCAGCATGTGTGGCTGCCCGACGACGCGCTACAGACGATGACCTCACTCGAGGAGGCAGGCAAGACCGCCATGCTTACGGCTATCGACGGCCAATACGCAGGACTTGTCGCCGTCGCCGATACGATTAAGGAATCGTCCAAGGCAGCCGTCGCCCGTCTGCGGCAGCTCGGCATCGAGGTCATCATGATTACCGGCGACAATACGCGTACGGCACAAGCCATCGCCGCCGAGGCAGGCATCCAGCAGGTGCTGGCAGAGGTGCTGCCAGAGGGCAAGGCCGACGAAGTGAGGAAGCTGCAAGCAGCAGGCCGTAAGGTCGCGATGGTCGGCGACGGCATCAACGATGCTCCGGCGCTTGCTACCGCGGATGTCGGAATGGCGATCGGCACAGGCACCGATGTCGCGATGGAGGCAGCGGATGTGACATTGATGCGCGGCGATTTGAACAGCATCCCCGATGCGATGGAGATGAGCAGACGCACGATGCGCAACATTCGGCAAAACCTGTTCTGGGCGCTCGCCTACAACGTCATCGGTATTCCGATCGCGGCGGCAGGCTTCCTCGCTCCTTGGGTAGCGGGCGCGGCGATGGCACTCAGCTCCGTATCCGTCGTGCTCAACGCGCTGCGGCTGCAGCGTATGAAGGTGCGGCAGTAG